The sequence CAAGGTCACTTGTACGCCGGCAACTCCCGCTTCCCCTGCATCCTGGACACCATTGCCGTTGGCATCCTCCCACACTCTGTCGCCAACCTTCGCTGAGGTGACCAGCGGCTGCTCCGAGGTCGACCGTAGCCACGCCTGGTTGGACAGTGTGCTGACGACGACGGGACAGCGCTCCCGACCGGAGACCCAACTCGCCCCGCTGCAGGTCGAGGACACCACGTTGCTGGCCGTCCATCCGTCACCGGGTGTACCGGCGTCGCCCGCCGGGGAAGCGACTACCCGCGTCCACAGCGTGAGAGTGACCGACGGCTTAGCCGGGCTGACGGTGACGTTCCAGGATACGCAGCGGTCTGTAGCGGAGAAGGTCCCACCGTTGGAGGCCGATACGAAGGCCAGGGCGCTGTCCAGATAGTCGCGAACCTCGACCTGACGCTCCTGGGTCACCTGGGCCTTGACCACGATCGTGTAGGCCACGTAGTCGCCGATGCCCGTGGTATCGGTGTGAACGTAGTTCTCCTGGTTGTTGATCCAGTCGCACAGCTCATGGTACGGGGCCAGGTCGATGCCCGGTGTGTTGAGCGCGTCCTCCACCTGGGCGCAGAAGGAGCCCTGAGCCGCCGCATCGATGAGAGCGAAGTAGTCCGGGAAGCCGGCGACCTGGGTCGAGGCGTAGTTCAGCTCGCAGCCCAGAAGCTGGCAGCGTGTCTTCTGCACCATGTCGCTGGCGTCGTAGTTGGACAGCACCTCATAGGCACGCGCCAGGAGCTCATTGTCCGTCGGCGCGGCGCCGAACTGGATCTTGTAGGGGTCGTCACGGTAGAAGCTGTAGACGTAGCGCAGGAGGCTGACGAGGTTCGAGCGGCTGACCTGCGTCCCCCTGGTAGTGCCGGCGATTGCCTTGCCGATGTTGTTCTTCCAGAAGCCGATGGTCCGGCAGTTGCCCCAGACCTTGCCGCCCGACTTCGCGATCTCATAGCGGTCGGCGTAGAGCCCGGCGTCCCAGGTGCGATCCGTTTCGTTGGACTCGAGCGTGGTCGGCGCACAGACGCCCTGGGCGTCGATGTCGGAGTCCAGCGCGTCGTCACCGGCATCCTGGAGGGTGACGTTGTAGCCATCAGGCACCATGAACTCGACATGGTAACTGTCCGGTGCGAGGTTGGTGAACAGGTATAGGCCGCTCGCATCCGTCTGCTGGGTGGCGACCTCGGCGCCCTGAGCGTCGAAGAGCTTCACCGTAACGCCGGCCAGGCCAGGTTCGCCGTCGTCCTGAAGACCGTTCACGTTGCTGTCGAGCCAGGCGCGGTCACCGATCGCGGCCAGACGGTAGACGCCGGCATCCCAGGTCAGATCAGTCTCGCCGGACTGCAGGAAGGTCTTGGCGCAGGAGCCGTCCGGGCCCGCATCGGAGTCCAGGGCATCGTCGCTCCCGGCATCCTGAGTAGTGAAGCGGTAGCCGGAGGGCAGCGTGAACTGGACGTAGTAGGTACCCGGAGTCAGGCCTGTGAAGAGGTACTTGCCGTCGGCGTCGGTGAGGCAGGTACCGGCCGACTTGCCATCCGCGGTGAAGAGCTCTACGGCGACGCCCGCCACACCGGGCTCACCGCTGTCCTGGAGGCCATTGCCGTTGAGGTCTTCCCACACGAAATCACCGATGGAGGCCAGACGGTACATGCCGGCGTCCCAGGTGCGGTCAGACTCGCCCGAGTTGAGGGTGAACTGCTCGGTGTAGCCGTCGGTCGGGTCGGCATCGGAGTCCACGGTGTCGTCGGAGCCCTGGTTCTGGGTTGTCATGATCCAACCGGTGGGCTTGTCGAACTGTACCTTGTAGTAGCCCCCGGGCAGCCCACGGAACAGGTAGAAGCCCCTAGTGTCGGTGACCTGGGGGCTCTTGGCCTCCTGCCATCCGGCTGCCTTCAGCGCGTACAGGTGTACGGTAACACCAGGGATCGGCGCTTCGTCGGCGTCCTGGATCCCGTTGAGGTTCGCATCCTCCCAGACGTAGTCCCCGACCTCGGCCGGTGACGGCGGCTTCGGTGCGTAGAAGCCGAAGTCGATGTGCTGGCGGACATTCGGGGCCGAGAGGCTGCCGCTCGTAGAGGTGTGCTTGCGAGCGTACTCAGACAGCTCGTCGCTAGACCAATCCAGCGGCGGCTCAGGCCACGGCGCCCCCGCCTGGGTCATGAAGCCGCGGTAACGCGGGAACATGTAGGGATACCAGTTGAAGACCGGGTTGGTCGTAGCGGGAACCGGCACCTGGATGTTGCCATAGCGGGTTCGGGAGGCGTCCTCGCCATGCTTGCTGTAAACCATCCCGATAGCGTCAGCCGGGTCGGTGGTGCAGTTGTAGGGCGAGCTGGAACCGATCAACTGGAGCGCCGGGTCAGAGGCGTTCTTCGGAT is a genomic window of Armatimonadia bacterium containing:
- a CDS encoding SdrD B-like domain-containing protein, with translation MSTRISLSLAAVSALLLLATPAMVFAASGGSSAYICGYVFLDGSADFPADTPNGMWDEGETGFAGINLGVRLYYRKTSDGPMLQADLRTLGLKGKTQANGFYSIPVTPLDRLSATLFPVPEYYEVYLWADPKNASDPALQLIGSSSPYNCTTDPADAIGMVYSKHGEDASRTRYGNIQVPVPATTNPVFNWYPYMFPRYRGFMTQAGAPWPEPPLDWSSDELSEYARKHTSTSGSLSAPNVRQHIDFGFYAPKPPSPAEVGDYVWEDANLNGIQDADEAPIPGVTVHLYALKAAGWQEAKSPQVTDTRGFYLFRGLPGGYYKVQFDKPTGWIMTTQNQGSDDTVDSDADPTDGYTEQFTLNSGESDRTWDAGMYRLASIGDFVWEDLNGNGLQDSGEPGVAGVAVELFTADGKSAGTCLTDADGKYLFTGLTPGTYYVQFTLPSGYRFTTQDAGSDDALDSDAGPDGSCAKTFLQSGETDLTWDAGVYRLAAIGDRAWLDSNVNGLQDDGEPGLAGVTVKLFDAQGAEVATQQTDASGLYLFTNLAPDSYHVEFMVPDGYNVTLQDAGDDALDSDIDAQGVCAPTTLESNETDRTWDAGLYADRYEIAKSGGKVWGNCRTIGFWKNNIGKAIAGTTRGTQVSRSNLVSLLRYVYSFYRDDPYKIQFGAAPTDNELLARAYEVLSNYDASDMVQKTRCQLLGCELNYASTQVAGFPDYFALIDAAAQGSFCAQVEDALNTPGIDLAPYHELCDWINNQENYVHTDTTGIGDYVAYTIVVKAQVTQERQVEVRDYLDSALAFVSASNGGTFSATDRCVSWNVTVSPAKPSVTLTLWTRVVASPAGDAGTPGDGWTASNVVSSTCSGASWVSGRERCPVVVSTLSNQAWLRSTSEQPLVTSAKVGDRVWEDANGNGVQDAGEAGVAGVQVTLHSVSDASVADATTTTDAGGCYQFAVAKAGTYQLLFSVPTGYTVTTAHAGGNDAADSDIDATGNTAEFPVAAGASDVTWDAGLCVQRNETVNVSLTKSGVKVYGSCMPALNWYKAIDRALVFSSGATISKQDLLTWLGAVNSFYLTGTGLPFELGSGATMLSNAATILAGASSSDPVAQARAQLLACELNLLSGTYAASDQATQRRLCEAMEDALANSEATNLAVLTQVLAQVNALGSGSQDPQLGLGDAVVFTITVNATLSQAKTIQVADYLDSSLQYYFSDSGAGFSTAENRLDWSLSLPAGDSRTELRVIGFLQSTPSAGQLSPGADWAASNQVSLPYASGSALTNTAWWRAL